The sequence below is a genomic window from Streptomyces sp. NBC_00582.
CCATCGACCCCGACTGGTCGACGCAGAGGACGACCTCCTTCTTCAGGGACCGCGCCGCCCGCCCGTGTCCGACCAGCCGCTCCGGCACGACCGTGCCGTGTTCGGGCAGGTAGTGCCTGAGGTTGGCGGCGATCGTGCGGTTCCAGTCGATGTCGTGATGGCGTGGCCGGTGGACACGGGCGCTGCGGTCGAGGGCACCGGTGAGGGTGGCCCGGGTCCGCGTGGCGAGCCGCTTCTCCAGGTCCGCCACCACCTTGCGCACGACGGCCCGAGCCGTCTCCTTCACCGTCTCCGGCATCGCCTTGCCGAGCGAGAGCAGTGTGCCGACGAGATGGACGTCGGCCTCGACCGCCTCGAGCATCTCCGGCTCCAGCAGCAGCGTCGACAGCCCGAGCCGGTCGATGGCGTCACGCTGCATCACCTGGACGACGGAGGTGGGGAAGTACGTCCGGATGTCGCCGAGCCACCGCGCCACGGACGGCGCCGACGCCCCGAGCCCCGCCGAACGGTCCCTTCCCGCCGCCGGGCGCTCCGTCTTCCCGTAGAGCGCGCTGAGCGCCCCGTCCATCGCCGCGTCCCGCCCGGACAGCTCCTGCCCGGTACCGTCCGCCGCGTCCCCACCGAGCACCAGCCGCCACCGCCGCAGCCGCTCCTGCCCCGGACCGATCGAATCGACGGTCATCCCACCACCCCCGCAAGGTCGTTGTCCTCGGTGCCTTCGGTGTCGTCGGTGCCTTCGGTTCCTTCGGTGTCCTCGGTGCCTGCGGTGCCTTCGGTGCGCGCGGTGCCCCCGGTGTCCACGGTGCCTTCGGTGCCTCCGGTGCCTGCGGTGTCCTCGGTGCCTTCGGTGCGTTCGCTGCCCCCGGTGTTTTCGGGGCCCCCTGAGTTCGCACCGGAGTCGCCCCCCAGTCCCAGCAGCAGCCGCACCACCGGCAGGACCGCGTCGGCCCGCCCGGTATCGAGCTCGGAGGCGAACCCGGGCACTCCCGCCCCCGGCCCCACCACCGCACTCACCCGCTCCCCCGGCCCCCGCCGCACCAACTCGCCGAGCGTTCTGCGCACCCCCGGCTCATACGCCGAGAACGTCCGCCGCAGCAGCGGCAGCACATCCGTGAACGCCTCCGCCGGCACCCGGGTGAGCCATCCGTCGACCAGCCCCAGCAACCGCTCGTCGTGCACGAGCAGCAGCCCGCCCCCGGATCCGCCGCCGACGAAGCCCTCGATCCACGCGGCCGCCTCTCCGGGCGGCGTCCCGGGCGACAGGGCGAGCCCCATGAGCCGGGCCGCCTCCTCCTGACCGACCTCCCCGCCGTCCAGCAACAGGCGCACCACCCGGCCCCGGACGACGCCCGCGACCCGATCCCGCCCCGCCAGCCTGCGCAACACCCCCCACCAGCGCGCCCGCAACTGCCCGCCGCCGTCCGCCTTCCCGTCGCCCGCGGAGGCGGCTCCGCCGACCTGCGGTGTCCCGGCCGGGTCGGAATCCGCAACGGCAGCCCCCCGCAGCCCCGCCGTCTCCTCCAGCAACCCCACCGCCCCGTGCACCGCGTCCACATGGCGCCGCATCTCCTCCGCCGCGTCCGCGTCCAGGCCGGTGCAGGCCGGCGGCAGACCGACGAAGACGCGCTCGGCGAGGCCCTCGGCGACCTCCGTCAGCGCACCGGTGTCGGTCCCGCGTACGTCGCCGTAGCGCAGGGAGCGGACCAGCGCGGGCAGGGCCTGGGCGAGATGGCCGACGTCGGTGTCGAGCGCCGCCCGGTCGCTGAGGACCCGCATCACGGTGGGCAGCGCGTCGGGAAGCCCGGCCAGCAGACAGCGCTCGGCGAGGGCGGTCACCTCGGCGAGGCCCCTCGCGGTGACGGCGTCCGCCTCCGTCCTCGCGGTCGCCGCGGCGCGGACGGTCGTCCCCCACACCCCGGCCTCGGCGACCCGCACGGACAGCTCCGGTTCCCAGCGCAGTCGCCAGGTCTCCCGGAAGGTCCCCGTACCGCCGCGCGAGACGGCCGGCTCGCCCCACTCCACGCCCAGCAGCCGCAGCCGGTGCAGCAGTCTGCTGCGCCCGGCGTCGGTCTCCTTGCGCAGATCGAGCTCCATCTCCCGCTCGGCCGCCTCCGGCTTGAGCCGCAGCCGGCGCTGCGCCCGGTCGAGGTCGCGCTGGAGCGGCACCGCCGGCGCACCGGCCGGCACCTCCCCCAGCACGTCCCCGATCATCAGCCGGTCCCGCACCAGCGCCAGGGGCACGTCCGACCCGTCGCACAGCACGGCCCGTACCGCGTCGGTGGTCTCGCTCAGGCCGGGCAGCGGCCGACCGCGCAGGGCGGCGAGCGTCCCGGCCAGCCGGACCGCCTCGATGACATGCGCCGGGGACACGATCCGGTCCTCCGCGCGGAGCAGCCCGGCCACCTTGGTCAGCCATCGCTCGACCGGCCGGTCCGGCGCACCGAACAGATGCGCGTACCAGCCGGGCGAGTCGATCCCCGCCCCGTATCCCCCGTCCCGTGCCAGCCTGCGGTGGGTCCACGGCACCCAGGTCAGCTCGGCCCTGACCTTGGCGAGCCCCTTCAGCAGAGCCCGGTCGTCGGCGACGGCGGCCTTCCGGCGCAGGGCCGGCACATGCCAGGCCCCGCACACCACGGCCACCCCGTCGTCACCGAACTCCTTTTGCGCCGCCCGCACTTGGAGCCGCATGTAGGCCTCCCGCGCGAGCTCCCGGGTCTCCTCCGCGCCCTCGTACGTCTCCCGCACCGCCGTCATGGCCTCCTCGACGGCGGCGAAGGGCGCGAGCGGGTCGTGTCCGCCCGCGCCCCGGTGTTCGACGACGTCCTCCCACCAGCGTTCGGCGTCGTCGTACCCGGCGGCCTCGGCGAGCGCGCCGAGCGGATCGACGCGTACGCCGTCGCCCGGCGCGCCGCCGTGTTCCTCCGCGGCCCGTCCTCCGCCCTCGTCCGCCCGGCCGTCCCAGGCCAGGGTGTGGGTGGCGGGGAGGTCGATGAAGCGGGCCGGAACGCCCCGCTCCAGCGCCCAGCGCAGCGCCACCCACTCGGGAGAGAACTCGGCCATCGGCCAGAACGCGGAGCGTCCCGGCTCGTCGACGGCGTGGGCGAGCAGCGCGACCGGCGGCCGCATCGCCCGCCCGGCGGCGAGGGGGATCAGCGGGTCGGCCTCGGGCGGCCCTTCGATCAGCACGGTCCGGGGCCGGGCGGCCTCCAGCGCCGCCCGCACCGCCCGCGCCGATCCGGGTCCGTGATGCCGCACGCCGAGCAGCAGCGGCCGGCGCGCGTCAACGGCCGGCCGGCCGCTCTCGTGGATCCCCGTCATCGCTTCCCCCCGTCATCCCGTCCGTGTCGCTGCGTACGTCCCGCGTCGTACGTCGTCGCGTCGTACGTCGTCGCGTCATACGTCGTCGCGTCATACGTCGATGCGTCGTACGTCGTCGCGTCTCACGTCGTCGCTGCGTGTGTCGCTCCCGCGGACGTCGCTCCCGCGCAAGGCATTCCTGCGGACGTCCTCACGCACGCGGCCAGCGCGAGTCCTTGTCCTCGTTCCTGTGGTTCATGTCCTCACCCCCCTTCGGTGCCGGTCGCAGCAGCGGCCATCTCGAGTCCTTGTCGTTCCGGTTCACGCACTCACCTCCCTGCAGGCGCGGTAGAAGTCGCTCCAGCCGTCGCGTTCGCGGAGCACCGTCTCCAGGTACTCCTGCCAGACGACCCGGTCGGCGGCCGGATCGCGGACGACCGCGCCGAGGATTCCCGCGGCCAGGTCGTCGGGCCGCAGCACGCCGTCGCCGAAGTGCGCGGCCAGGGCGAGACCGCTGGTGACGACGGAGATGGCTTCGGCCGTGGACAACGTGCCGGTGGGAGACTTCAGCTTGGTACGGCCGTCGGCGGTGATGCCGTCGCGCAGTTCGCGGAAGACGGTCACCACGCGGCGGATCTCGTCGACCCCGTGCGGCACGGCCGGCAGCTCGAGGGAGCGGCC
It includes:
- a CDS encoding vWA domain-containing protein, with amino-acid sequence MTVDSIGPGQERLRRWRLVLGGDAADGTGQELSGRDAAMDGALSALYGKTERPAAGRDRSAGLGASAPSVARWLGDIRTYFPTSVVQVMQRDAIDRLGLSTLLLEPEMLEAVEADVHLVGTLLSLGKAMPETVKETARAVVRKVVADLEKRLATRTRATLTGALDRSARVHRPRHHDIDWNRTIAANLRHYLPEHGTVVPERLVGHGRAARSLKKEVVLCVDQSGSMAASVVHAAVFGAVLASMRSIDTRLVVFDTAVVDLTDQLADPVDVLFGTRLGGGTDINRALAYCQSHITRPAETVVVLISDLYEGGIRDEMLKRVAAMKGAGVQFVALLALSDEGAPAYDREHAAALAALGVPAFACTPDLFPEVMAAALEKRPLPVPDTV
- a CDS encoding DUF5682 family protein, coding for MTGIHESGRPAVDARRPLLLGVRHHGPGSARAVRAALEAARPRTVLIEGPPEADPLIPLAAGRAMRPPVALLAHAVDEPGRSAFWPMAEFSPEWVALRWALERGVPARFIDLPATHTLAWDGRADEGGGRAAEEHGGAPGDGVRVDPLGALAEAAGYDDAERWWEDVVEHRGAGGHDPLAPFAAVEEAMTAVRETYEGAEETRELAREAYMRLQVRAAQKEFGDDGVAVVCGAWHVPALRRKAAVADDRALLKGLAKVRAELTWVPWTHRRLARDGGYGAGIDSPGWYAHLFGAPDRPVERWLTKVAGLLRAEDRIVSPAHVIEAVRLAGTLAALRGRPLPGLSETTDAVRAVLCDGSDVPLALVRDRLMIGDVLGEVPAGAPAVPLQRDLDRAQRRLRLKPEAAEREMELDLRKETDAGRSRLLHRLRLLGVEWGEPAVSRGGTGTFRETWRLRWEPELSVRVAEAGVWGTTVRAAATARTEADAVTARGLAEVTALAERCLLAGLPDALPTVMRVLSDRAALDTDVGHLAQALPALVRSLRYGDVRGTDTGALTEVAEGLAERVFVGLPPACTGLDADAAEEMRRHVDAVHGAVGLLEETAGLRGAAVADSDPAGTPQVGGAASAGDGKADGGGQLRARWWGVLRRLAGRDRVAGVVRGRVVRLLLDGGEVGQEEAARLMGLALSPGTPPGEAAAWIEGFVGGGSGGGLLLVHDERLLGLVDGWLTRVPAEAFTDVLPLLRRTFSAYEPGVRRTLGELVRRGPGERVSAVVGPGAGVPGFASELDTGRADAVLPVVRLLLGLGGDSGANSGGPENTGGSERTEGTEDTAGTGGTEGTVDTGGTARTEGTAGTEDTEGTEGTDDTEGTEDNDLAGVVG